One region of Sulfuriroseicoccus oceanibius genomic DNA includes:
- a CDS encoding A/G-specific adenine glycosylase, whose protein sequence is MSNTTLALRNRSAFRDALVDWFHLNAKDYPWRRTTDPYAILVSEMMLQQTQVATVLDRGYYTRWLERFPTVHELAAADESTVLSLWEGLGYYNRARNLQKAAQAIVHDHGGQFPEALDTILDLPGIGRYTAGAVYSFAYDRPAPVVDANGIRVITRLTHFEGLSDNAAGQNFIWSTAGRLVDTDRPRAFNSALMELGQRICTPKSPACKDCPVGEWCATYQFGHDPEPLPHKKPRRATVELAEHAVFAIDRQHEAILLHHEQGSRRKGLWKLPLRPVEDFGSASPCYEARYAITHHRVQLAVYEMSAAEIAQAEGDRWIAWENLADLPMAAPFRKAVNALMKEVRTPSSNLTG, encoded by the coding sequence ATGAGCAACACAACCCTCGCTCTTCGGAACCGTTCAGCGTTCCGTGACGCCCTGGTCGATTGGTTTCATCTCAATGCCAAGGACTACCCATGGCGCCGCACGACCGATCCCTACGCGATCCTGGTCTCGGAGATGATGCTCCAACAGACCCAGGTAGCGACGGTTCTCGACCGTGGCTACTACACGCGCTGGCTCGAACGCTTCCCAACAGTCCACGAGCTCGCTGCGGCAGACGAATCGACGGTTCTCTCGCTTTGGGAGGGACTCGGCTATTACAACCGCGCACGCAACCTGCAAAAGGCGGCTCAAGCGATCGTCCACGATCACGGAGGGCAGTTCCCCGAGGCGCTCGACACCATACTCGATCTTCCCGGAATCGGCCGATACACAGCCGGCGCCGTCTACTCGTTCGCTTACGACCGCCCAGCCCCGGTGGTCGACGCCAACGGCATCCGTGTCATTACCAGGCTCACCCATTTCGAGGGACTAAGCGACAACGCGGCCGGCCAGAATTTCATCTGGAGCACCGCTGGCAGACTGGTAGACACCGACCGCCCGAGAGCATTTAATTCCGCTCTGATGGAGCTCGGCCAGCGCATCTGCACCCCGAAATCCCCCGCCTGCAAAGATTGCCCGGTTGGAGAATGGTGTGCCACCTATCAATTCGGCCACGATCCGGAACCACTGCCCCACAAAAAGCCCCGCCGCGCCACGGTCGAGCTTGCCGAACACGCGGTTTTCGCCATCGACCGGCAACACGAGGCCATCCTGCTCCACCACGAGCAAGGCAGTCGTCGCAAGGGGCTGTGGAAACTGCCTCTACGCCCGGTTGAAGATTTCGGCAGTGCATCGCCTTGCTACGAAGCCCGTTATGCTATCACCCACCACCGGGTGCAATTGGCGGTGTATGAGATGAGTGCGGCGGAGATCGCCCAGGCAGAGGGCGACCGCTGGATCGCTTGGGAAAATCTCGCCGACCTGCCGATGGCTGCCCCCTTCCGCAAAGCGGTCAACGCTCTGATGAAGGAGGTCCGAACCCCATCTAGCAACCTCACAGGTTAG
- a CDS encoding GNAT family N-acetyltransferase, which produces MSTPLQPKSPLVIPFHSGGELLLRPLTPTKDDRQRCHNAFDRLSPEARMSRFWTRSQHLSDKVVTRLITADQIHDVVWAAIDPNRPWIPGLGGASFWSSNQPAHCAEFSITIGDHYQNQGLGTLLLALLWTIARHRDIREFVAHIRPENKPALHWLGAMGGTSKAEAGEIIVEWPLIPAQRLLASRSATQRAVGQRMKQLEPLLFPNT; this is translated from the coding sequence ATGTCCACGCCGCTGCAGCCGAAATCTCCCCTTGTCATTCCGTTCCATTCGGGTGGCGAGCTCTTGTTGCGCCCTCTCACTCCAACCAAGGATGACCGGCAGCGTTGCCACAATGCATTCGATCGACTCTCCCCCGAGGCAAGGATGAGCCGGTTCTGGACCCGCTCACAACACCTCAGCGATAAAGTTGTAACCCGCCTGATCACTGCGGACCAAATCCACGACGTCGTTTGGGCTGCGATCGACCCCAACCGCCCGTGGATCCCCGGCCTCGGCGGAGCCTCTTTCTGGAGCAGCAACCAGCCCGCTCATTGCGCTGAGTTTTCAATCACCATAGGAGATCATTATCAAAACCAAGGCCTCGGCACCTTGCTCCTGGCTCTACTCTGGACCATCGCCCGGCATCGGGACATCCGGGAATTCGTAGCCCACATACGCCCGGAGAACAAACCCGCACTCCATTGGCTCGGTGCCATGGGAGGCACCAGCAAAGCGGAGGCCGGTGAGATCATTGTAGAGTGGCCGCTGATCCCGGCACAGCGCCTGCTCGCATCCCGTTCGGCCACACAGCGCGCCGTTGGCCAGCGCATGAAGCAACTTGAGCCGCTACTCTTCCCAAACACATGA
- the gatB gene encoding Asp-tRNA(Asn)/Glu-tRNA(Gln) amidotransferase subunit GatB: MNYLVTIGLEVHCQVKTQTKMFCSCPTSFGDEPNSNTCPVCMGLPGALPVLNKRAIEKTIVAGMMLGCTTPTISKWDRKNYFYPDMPKNYQISQLHAPLCDAGSVTLDVLHYPKDVQKQIKGEPRVIRLDHIHLEEDVAKSTHAEKRSLIDFNRAGTPLMEIVSMPDMETPEEAVAYLNALRQILVYGNISDADMEKGQMRCDVNVSLRPKGQQELGAKIELKNLNSISAVRRSLYYEIERQAEELDMGIEQVQSTRRWDDDLGETQLMRTKEDAHDYRYFPDPDLPPVETTALVESVKHEVPELPAAKRERFVEQFGMTDYDAAVLTAERPLADYFEAAAKGCKSGKKLANWVINELLGRINAEDLTIDQCPVTPEKFAALVAMIDEGKVSNNQGKEVFTVLWDAPGQEPAAIAKEKGFEQVSDTGAIEALVDEAINANPDKVAEIQGGNEKLVNWITGQVMKASKGKANPQVVTGMIREKLLG; this comes from the coding sequence GTGAACTACCTCGTTACCATCGGCCTCGAAGTCCACTGCCAGGTCAAGACACAGACCAAGATGTTCTGTTCCTGCCCAACGAGTTTCGGCGATGAACCCAACAGCAACACCTGCCCGGTGTGCATGGGCCTGCCTGGCGCACTGCCGGTGCTGAACAAGCGAGCGATCGAGAAGACCATCGTTGCTGGCATGATGCTGGGCTGCACCACGCCGACGATCAGCAAGTGGGACCGGAAGAACTACTTCTATCCGGACATGCCGAAGAACTACCAGATTTCGCAGCTGCATGCGCCGCTGTGCGATGCGGGCTCGGTCACACTCGACGTGCTGCATTACCCTAAGGACGTGCAGAAGCAGATCAAAGGCGAGCCTCGCGTGATCCGTCTCGACCACATCCACCTTGAGGAGGACGTGGCGAAAAGCACCCATGCCGAGAAGCGCAGCCTGATCGATTTCAACCGAGCTGGTACGCCGCTGATGGAGATCGTGTCGATGCCGGATATGGAGACCCCGGAGGAAGCTGTGGCTTACCTCAACGCGCTGCGTCAGATCCTTGTCTACGGCAACATTTCCGACGCCGACATGGAAAAGGGCCAGATGCGCTGCGACGTCAACGTGTCACTGCGTCCGAAAGGCCAGCAGGAACTCGGTGCCAAGATCGAGCTCAAGAACCTCAACTCGATTTCCGCGGTGCGCCGTTCGTTGTACTACGAGATCGAGCGTCAGGCCGAAGAGTTGGACATGGGCATCGAGCAGGTGCAGAGCACCCGCCGCTGGGACGACGACTTGGGCGAGACACAGTTGATGCGTACCAAGGAAGACGCGCATGACTACCGTTACTTCCCGGATCCGGATCTCCCACCGGTGGAGACCACCGCGTTGGTGGAGTCGGTGAAGCACGAGGTGCCGGAACTTCCGGCAGCGAAGCGCGAGCGCTTTGTCGAGCAGTTCGGTATGACGGACTACGATGCCGCGGTACTGACCGCCGAGCGTCCGTTGGCGGATTACTTTGAGGCTGCGGCCAAGGGCTGCAAATCGGGTAAGAAGCTCGCCAACTGGGTGATCAATGAATTGCTCGGCCGCATCAACGCGGAAGATCTGACGATTGACCAGTGCCCTGTGACTCCGGAGAAGTTCGCCGCATTGGTGGCAATGATCGATGAAGGCAAGGTCTCGAACAACCAGGGTAAGGAGGTTTTCACCGTGTTGTGGGATGCTCCGGGTCAGGAACCGGCCGCCATTGCCAAAGAAAAGGGCTTCGAGCAAGTCTCCGACACCGGAGCCATCGAAGCGCTGGTCGACGAAGCAATCAATGCCAACCCGGACAAGGTCGCAGAGATCCAGGGCGGTAACGAAAAGCTCGTCAACTGGATCACCGGCCAGGTGATGAAGGCGTCGAAGGGCAAAGCCAATCCGCAGGTCGTCACTGGTATGATCCGCGAGAAGTTGCTCGGATAA
- a CDS encoding alpha/beta hydrolase-fold protein: MKRLLLLTAVAAITAAPLHARTWTNADGKSINAEFVRLEGDDQIVINMRGKDYTVPLAKFSEADQQWVAEYKQAQTEKLKGMVGRMDHKPIDTRLFPEWKEYYKTSDRRDVLTAFENGAWDDIKKSSPEQWMARDLEKDTCSIYVPPSYDGSEPYGLYLNIHSGDNAYIDRAWHPIFDEMKVIAVSVNGAGNNQAMLRRICLSIDAYTMIERDYKIDPERRVVGGGSGGGHMAFFTAAMFPDKFVGALSYAAQSYLPGNHLRMSSHFSGLTEKDFTRGKRKEIKWMVVSGDKDYNYQHILNTSKDWHRNRMQYQFMDIKGMGHSYPSVENFRKALEWVGM, translated from the coding sequence ATGAAACGCCTGCTTCTACTCACAGCAGTTGCGGCCATCACCGCAGCTCCACTCCATGCCCGCACCTGGACCAACGCGGATGGAAAGTCCATCAACGCCGAATTCGTCCGCTTGGAAGGTGACGACCAGATTGTCATTAACATGCGAGGCAAGGACTACACGGTACCACTTGCCAAATTCTCCGAGGCGGACCAGCAGTGGGTAGCGGAATACAAACAAGCCCAGACGGAAAAGCTCAAGGGGATGGTCGGAAGAATGGACCACAAGCCGATCGACACCCGGCTTTTCCCTGAATGGAAGGAATACTACAAAACATCCGATCGCAGAGATGTTTTGACGGCGTTCGAAAATGGCGCTTGGGACGATATTAAAAAGAGTAGTCCGGAACAATGGATGGCTCGTGACTTGGAAAAAGACACCTGCTCAATCTACGTACCTCCATCTTATGACGGCAGCGAACCATACGGCCTCTACTTGAACATCCACTCGGGTGACAACGCTTATATTGACCGCGCATGGCATCCGATCTTCGACGAAATGAAGGTCATCGCGGTTTCGGTTAACGGAGCAGGCAATAATCAAGCAATGCTCCGCCGCATTTGCCTCTCGATCGATGCGTACACCATGATCGAACGAGATTATAAAATCGATCCTGAGAGACGCGTTGTTGGCGGAGGTTCAGGAGGTGGGCACATGGCCTTCTTCACAGCCGCCATGTTTCCGGACAAATTTGTTGGAGCCCTGAGTTACGCGGCGCAAAGCTACCTTCCCGGCAATCACTTGCGGATGAGCTCTCACTTTTCCGGCCTCACCGAAAAGGACTTCACTCGCGGAAAACGCAAGGAGATCAAGTGGATGGTAGTCTCGGGGGACAAGGATTATAACTACCAGCACATCCTCAACACATCGAAGGACTGGCACCGCAACCGCATGCAGTACCAATTCATGGACATCAAAGGAATGGGGCACAGTTACCCCTCCGTTGAGAACTTCCGCAAAGCGCTGGAATGGGTCGGCATGTAA